One Tautonia rosea genomic region harbors:
- a CDS encoding DUF1592 domain-containing protein, with product MTAQPLSSRPIGQTYAIRPHPGRSAGIPLVIATLVFVGGGWSGPTTLTSAAPADVQSTEQLPSQFFGQYCRSCHSGSDSKGDFRVESLSLDFADKQNREYWLNVLDQLETGTMPPPDKPRPDANEQKAMIAWIDGQVAEAEATRQAQQGRAVLRRLNQVQYQNTVRDLLHVDLDLSDLLPADCVAGGFDTSTKILNMSSYQLMGYLSAADRVIDAAIAGHRRPAHFQRRINLFEDSSARRHGVYRHLDDGVAIFSSDLASNIQIVFWNLFTRAPGKYRIRLSAYAYQSEQPVLFHINGGTDNLGDPPSLIGYFDVPPGEPTLIEFVEQMEAGRNIRLLVDTNVRPRDLQRMGGAEQYQGPGLVVQWVEMEGPLLDSWPPPSYRLLFGDRPQARVPDQPDRLEVVSEQPLADAEAILRAFLPRAFRRAVTEDEIQPFLNRVRARLDEGDSFERALRVGLKAVLVSPHFLFHRERVRPPSPSPSNDLPAQPAPLDEYSLANRLSYFLWSSMPDDELFQLAEQGLLSQPDTLREQVERMLIDPRAQAFTENFAGQWLGLTDIDATFPDRQLYPEYDDILRSSMIQEVYLFFDELLRQNLSLANFVSSDFSFLNGRLADHYGIPGVEGLAFRKVDLPPNSPRGGVMTMAAIMKVTANGTTTSPIVRGAWVLDRILGTPPPRPPANIEAVEPDIRGATTIREQLAKHREVVSCASCHVSIDPPGFALENFDVIGGWRDTYRSIGAGEPVSVSGRRMPYRNGPPVDPSDVLPDGRSFRNINEYKNLLLSGTDQLARALASISHGGCSEALIRMP from the coding sequence ATGACTGCCCAGCCCCTCTCATCGAGACCGATCGGACAGACTTACGCGATCCGCCCGCACCCCGGCCGATCGGCCGGCATCCCCCTTGTGATCGCGACCCTGGTCTTTGTCGGAGGGGGATGGAGCGGGCCCACGACCCTGACATCCGCCGCCCCGGCCGACGTTCAGTCGACGGAGCAGCTTCCCTCACAATTTTTCGGGCAATACTGCCGGTCCTGCCACTCCGGCTCGGACTCCAAGGGAGACTTCCGCGTGGAGTCCCTCTCGCTCGACTTCGCCGACAAACAAAACCGTGAGTACTGGTTGAACGTTCTCGACCAGCTCGAAACTGGCACCATGCCCCCGCCGGATAAGCCCCGTCCCGACGCCAACGAACAGAAAGCCATGATCGCCTGGATCGACGGCCAGGTTGCTGAGGCAGAAGCCACTCGCCAGGCTCAGCAAGGCCGAGCGGTCTTGCGACGACTGAACCAGGTCCAGTACCAGAACACCGTGCGCGACCTGCTCCACGTCGACCTCGACCTCTCCGACCTGCTCCCCGCCGATTGTGTCGCGGGCGGCTTCGATACAAGCACCAAAATCTTGAACATGTCCTCCTATCAATTGATGGGCTATCTCTCTGCGGCGGACAGGGTGATCGATGCCGCCATCGCCGGTCATCGCCGACCCGCTCACTTCCAGCGTCGGATCAATCTTTTCGAAGATTCCTCGGCCCGCCGTCATGGCGTTTATCGCCACCTCGACGACGGCGTCGCCATTTTTAGCTCCGATCTCGCATCGAACATCCAGATTGTCTTCTGGAACCTCTTCACCCGAGCCCCAGGAAAATACCGAATCCGCCTCTCCGCCTACGCCTATCAGAGCGAGCAGCCCGTCCTCTTCCACATCAACGGCGGGACCGACAACCTCGGAGACCCTCCCTCCCTCATCGGCTACTTCGACGTTCCCCCCGGCGAACCCACCCTCATCGAGTTCGTCGAACAGATGGAGGCGGGTCGAAACATCCGTTTGCTTGTCGATACGAACGTCCGGCCGCGCGACCTCCAGCGCATGGGCGGGGCCGAGCAGTACCAGGGCCCCGGCCTGGTCGTGCAATGGGTCGAAATGGAAGGGCCGCTCCTCGATTCCTGGCCGCCGCCTAGCTATCGCCTCCTCTTCGGCGACAGACCCCAGGCGCGGGTGCCCGACCAGCCTGATCGCCTCGAAGTCGTCTCGGAGCAACCCCTCGCCGATGCCGAGGCGATCCTCCGGGCGTTCCTGCCCCGAGCCTTCCGGCGGGCAGTCACCGAGGACGAGATTCAGCCCTTTCTCAACCGCGTCCGAGCCAGGTTAGACGAGGGCGATTCCTTCGAGCGAGCCCTGCGGGTTGGTCTCAAGGCCGTCCTTGTTTCCCCTCATTTCCTTTTTCACCGCGAGCGCGTGCGGCCCCCGAGCCCTTCCCCATCAAATGACCTCCCTGCCCAGCCGGCTCCGCTCGATGAGTACTCCCTGGCCAATCGCCTCTCCTATTTCCTCTGGAGCTCGATGCCCGACGACGAACTATTCCAGCTCGCCGAACAGGGGCTCCTCAGCCAGCCGGACACCCTTCGCGAGCAGGTTGAGCGCATGCTGATCGACCCCCGGGCACAGGCCTTCACCGAGAACTTCGCCGGCCAGTGGCTTGGCCTTACGGACATCGATGCCACCTTTCCCGATCGCCAGCTCTATCCCGAGTACGACGACATCCTCCGATCCTCCATGATCCAGGAGGTCTACCTCTTCTTCGACGAGCTCCTTCGCCAGAACCTCAGCCTTGCAAACTTCGTCTCCTCTGACTTTAGCTTCCTCAACGGCCGCCTCGCCGACCATTATGGGATTCCCGGTGTCGAGGGGCTCGCCTTCCGCAAGGTTGACCTCCCGCCCAACAGCCCCCGAGGTGGTGTCATGACGATGGCCGCAATCATGAAGGTGACTGCCAACGGCACGACCACCTCGCCCATCGTTCGGGGCGCCTGGGTCCTCGACCGCATCCTTGGCACGCCTCCTCCTCGGCCTCCTGCCAACATCGAAGCCGTAGAGCCCGACATCCGGGGCGCGACGACCATCCGCGAGCAACTGGCCAAACACCGCGAAGTGGTTTCCTGTGCCTCATGCCATGTCTCCATCGATCCTCCCGGCTTCGCCCTGGAAAACTTCGACGTCATCGGTGGCTGGCGAGACACTTACCGCAGCATCGGCG
- a CDS encoding neutral/alkaline non-lysosomal ceramidase N-terminal domain-containing protein, which produces MARVDITPPIGGPTAGYASAEPTDGIHDRLDARILVLESSSTTIAVVACDLCVFNSPWLHEQMPKLGIDRLLLINTHTHAGPDLRDEVFPSPEEPWRVTVERRLLEAIREAQKGLFPAQFLAAEGNITLGYNRLVRHGDHAVTQFENPDHIPYGPVDPTVGVIRITDEESDVRAVLVTYACHPVILGPRNRKISADYPGVMRDLVEEELGGDVTCLFLQGGGGDINPLLMARGDDRDSDFTVVERVGRRLAEEVLDVLGRIEDEPGASKSLSSASADLTVENRWEPDEEVTLGVTSVLINDEIGLITMPGEPFHAFQVAIRQMAGLPHAYLLGYCCDGPYAWPSYLPDLQSAARGGYGASDTTRAEVGAGERLVNKGLVQLFTLRGRLKGEPRRHPFENE; this is translated from the coding sequence GTGGCGCGGGTCGACATCACCCCCCCAATCGGGGGGCCCACCGCCGGATACGCCTCGGCCGAGCCCACCGACGGCATCCACGACCGGCTCGACGCCCGCATCCTCGTCCTGGAGTCGTCCTCGACGACGATCGCCGTGGTTGCGTGTGACCTCTGCGTCTTCAACTCCCCCTGGCTCCACGAGCAGATGCCCAAGCTCGGTATCGATCGACTCCTCCTGATCAATACGCACACCCATGCCGGCCCGGATCTCCGCGACGAGGTCTTCCCCAGCCCGGAGGAACCATGGCGCGTCACGGTGGAACGTCGCTTGTTGGAGGCGATTCGGGAGGCCCAGAAAGGGCTGTTCCCGGCTCAGTTCCTCGCGGCTGAGGGCAACATCACGCTGGGCTATAATCGCCTGGTCCGCCACGGCGACCATGCGGTGACCCAGTTCGAAAACCCCGACCACATCCCCTACGGTCCCGTCGATCCGACCGTTGGCGTGATCCGGATCACCGACGAGGAGTCGGACGTCCGCGCGGTGCTGGTGACCTACGCCTGCCACCCCGTCATTCTGGGCCCCCGCAATCGGAAGATCTCAGCCGACTACCCCGGCGTGATGCGCGACCTCGTCGAGGAGGAACTCGGCGGCGACGTGACCTGCCTCTTCCTCCAGGGCGGCGGGGGCGACATCAATCCCCTGCTCATGGCCCGGGGCGACGACCGCGACAGCGACTTCACCGTGGTCGAGCGCGTCGGGCGACGGCTGGCCGAGGAGGTCCTCGACGTCTTGGGGCGCATCGAGGACGAGCCGGGGGCCTCGAAGTCCCTGTCGAGCGCCTCGGCCGATCTGACGGTCGAGAACCGTTGGGAGCCGGACGAGGAGGTTACGCTTGGGGTGACTTCGGTGCTGATCAACGACGAGATCGGCCTGATTACCATGCCGGGTGAGCCGTTCCACGCGTTCCAGGTGGCGATCCGCCAGATGGCGGGGCTGCCGCACGCGTACTTGCTGGGCTACTGCTGTGACGGCCCCTATGCCTGGCCAAGCTACCTGCCCGATCTTCAGTCCGCGGCCCGGGGAGGGTACGGGGCCAGCGACACAACTCGGGCCGAGGTCGGAGCAGGGGAGCGGCTCGTCAACAAAGGTCTGGTGCAGCTCTTCACGCTGAGGGGACGCCTGAAGGGAGAGCCGCGGCGGCATCCCTTCGAGAACGAGTGA
- a CDS encoding squalene--hopene cyclase yields the protein MRSITTFAHALLLLVVGAPALVTAQQPITLSDVEEGLPEIREDEPKLGHFSAEEAAKYLDRAALNWQKSKNCATCHTNLFYMAARPALAEVLPDSGEVRRFYESYSRVRWQKKGPTEAQGFWPIVVGTGLTFNDAQTTGELSDVAREVLDMMWAVQREDGGWNWPHCDYAPLEIDDHYGVTLAAVTVGIAPDGYAESPQARAGLEKLRTYLENNPPKSLHHRAMLAWASVRVDGIATPEQRNQTLAELLALQLDDGGWSTAGLLTDWRGLARDDGQPLATDISDGYGTGFVIVVARELGVPADDPRLELGISWLLANQRESGKWFTRSPVQDCGNLISNAGSAFDILALQSCGKLPGWPFGTTEPTGR from the coding sequence ATGAGATCGATCACAACATTTGCCCATGCTTTGTTGCTTCTTGTCGTGGGTGCGCCTGCCCTCGTGACCGCACAACAGCCAATCACCCTGAGTGATGTCGAGGAAGGCTTGCCGGAGATCAGGGAGGACGAACCGAAGCTCGGCCACTTCTCGGCAGAAGAGGCGGCGAAGTACCTGGATCGTGCGGCGCTGAACTGGCAGAAGTCAAAGAATTGTGCCACGTGCCACACCAACCTGTTCTATATGGCCGCGCGTCCTGCGCTGGCCGAAGTCCTCCCCGACTCGGGCGAGGTTCGCCGCTTCTACGAGAGTTATTCTCGGGTCCGCTGGCAGAAGAAGGGACCGACGGAAGCGCAAGGCTTCTGGCCGATCGTTGTTGGGACCGGATTGACTTTCAACGACGCGCAGACGACGGGCGAGTTGAGCGACGTGGCCCGCGAGGTGCTCGACATGATGTGGGCCGTACAACGCGAGGACGGTGGTTGGAATTGGCCGCATTGCGACTACGCGCCCCTGGAGATCGACGATCATTACGGTGTGACTCTTGCCGCGGTCACCGTTGGCATCGCCCCCGACGGCTACGCCGAGAGCCCGCAGGCTCGCGCCGGCCTTGAGAAGCTGCGCACTTATCTGGAGAACAATCCGCCCAAATCGCTGCATCATCGTGCCATGCTCGCCTGGGCTTCGGTCAGGGTCGACGGGATCGCCACGCCCGAGCAGCGCAACCAGACGTTGGCCGAACTCTTGGCCCTCCAACTCGATGACGGTGGCTGGTCCACGGCGGGCTTGCTCACGGACTGGAGAGGACTCGCCCGCGATGACGGCCAACCGCTGGCCACCGATATCAGCGACGGCTACGGGACCGGCTTCGTGATCGTCGTCGCGCGGGAGCTCGGTGTGCCGGCGGACGACCCGCGACTTGAGCTCGGCATCTCCTGGTTGCTGGCCAATCAGCGCGAGAGCGGGAAATGGTTCACCCGTTCGCCGGTTCAGGATTGCGGCAACCTCATTTCCAACGCGGGAAGCGCTTTCGACATCCTCGCCTTGCAGTCATGCGGCAAATTGCCCGGCTGGCCGTTTGGCACCACCGAACCAACAGGACGGTGA